A window of Tautonia plasticadhaerens contains these coding sequences:
- a CDS encoding serine/threonine-protein kinase, which translates to MTDEVDPSAPDPRHVAEVERICDRYEAALRAGGRPRIEDELLALDASGRDLLLKELIALDLAYRRRAGEPPDPAGYLARFPDDAGAVRAAFGALEPKTQAGEATACHGDETLPATAPGDRDRDDPADGKRVRYFGDYELRGILGRGGMGVVYRAMQMSLHRPVALKMIRGEVTASDEQRRRFRNEAEIAAGFDHPNIVPVYEVGEHNGQPYLTMRLVEGEGLDRRLPAYADDPPAAARLVQLAAEAVHHAHRRGVLHRDLKPANILIDAEGSPHVTDFGLARLVEGAGDLTHSGAVIGTPAYMAPEQASGRRGATTVATDVHGLGTILYGLLAGRAPFAAESVTAMLERAREAVPEPPSRFNGRVPRDLEVICLKCLEKDPARRYASAQDLADDLGRFLDREPILARPVGRLTRLAMWARRRPAIAALAAALAIAVTAGVAGMAWQWRIAVVERDTSEAIRRFLVEDLLAEASPERNERSRNVTLLEVIDRAAGRVDGAFPDQPEVEAEIRLMLGQVYVNLGEAGEAGPHLERARQLYEQIGGEDSIEALSTSNDQAVALLKQGRLGEAEALFRRVLDGYRRTLGDDARKTLVTMSNLGDLLRHTHRLEEAESLIRDASSGLNRQFGPTDPASLGTAGNLAIVTHMRGRPDDAERLYRQAVDAYRRAGKRRHPDYLSQLNNLAGLLQERDNFQEAEEAFRECLDTRREVLGPAHIDRLMTMNNYSNLLVSTGKKDQAESLLNEVLTLLDGMPDHGVRSEVAILARANLAELLVARGVPDEPGRLYREALDSARVVYPPEHPLIREIQARLDPLQAPRPAVVPPP; encoded by the coding sequence ATGACGGATGAGGTCGATCCGAGCGCGCCGGACCCCAGGCATGTCGCCGAGGTCGAGCGGATCTGCGACCGATACGAAGCCGCCCTGCGGGCCGGCGGGCGCCCTCGGATCGAGGACGAGCTGCTCGCCCTGGACGCGTCCGGGCGCGACCTGCTCCTGAAGGAACTGATCGCCCTGGACCTGGCCTACCGACGCCGGGCCGGCGAGCCGCCCGATCCGGCCGGATACCTCGCCCGCTTCCCCGACGACGCCGGGGCCGTCCGCGCGGCCTTCGGCGCCCTGGAGCCGAAGACGCAGGCAGGCGAGGCCACCGCGTGCCATGGCGACGAGACCCTCCCGGCGACCGCCCCGGGCGACCGTGATCGCGACGACCCGGCGGACGGCAAACGGGTCCGATACTTCGGCGACTACGAGCTGCGGGGCATCCTCGGTCGCGGCGGGATGGGCGTCGTCTATCGGGCGATGCAGATGAGCCTCCACCGCCCCGTGGCGCTGAAGATGATCCGCGGGGAGGTGACGGCCTCCGACGAGCAGCGGCGGCGCTTCCGCAACGAGGCCGAGATCGCCGCGGGCTTCGACCACCCGAACATCGTCCCCGTCTACGAGGTCGGCGAGCACAACGGCCAGCCGTACCTGACGATGCGACTGGTCGAGGGCGAGGGGCTCGATCGCCGGCTCCCGGCCTACGCGGACGACCCGCCCGCCGCCGCCCGCCTGGTGCAGCTCGCGGCCGAGGCCGTGCATCACGCCCACCGGCGCGGCGTGCTCCACCGCGACCTGAAGCCGGCGAACATCCTGATCGACGCCGAGGGCTCCCCGCACGTCACCGACTTCGGGCTGGCCCGCCTGGTCGAGGGGGCCGGCGACCTGACGCACAGCGGCGCCGTGATCGGCACGCCCGCCTACATGGCGCCGGAGCAGGCCAGCGGTCGGCGCGGGGCCACCACGGTCGCCACCGACGTCCACGGCCTCGGGACGATCCTGTACGGCCTGCTGGCAGGCCGGGCACCCTTCGCGGCCGAGTCGGTCACCGCCATGCTGGAACGGGCCCGCGAGGCCGTCCCCGAGCCCCCCTCCCGCTTCAACGGGCGGGTCCCGCGCGACCTGGAGGTCATCTGCCTGAAGTGCCTGGAGAAGGACCCGGCGCGGCGCTACGCGTCGGCGCAGGACCTGGCCGACGACCTCGGGCGGTTCCTGGACCGGGAGCCGATCCTCGCGCGGCCGGTCGGCCGCCTGACGAGGCTGGCGATGTGGGCCCGGCGTCGGCCGGCGATCGCAGCCCTGGCGGCGGCGTTGGCCATCGCGGTGACGGCCGGCGTGGCCGGCATGGCCTGGCAGTGGCGAATCGCGGTCGTCGAGCGCGACACGTCCGAGGCGATCCGCCGGTTCCTCGTCGAGGACCTGCTGGCCGAAGCCTCCCCCGAGCGGAACGAGCGGAGCCGGAACGTCACGCTCCTGGAGGTGATCGACCGCGCCGCCGGGCGGGTCGACGGCGCCTTCCCCGACCAGCCCGAGGTCGAGGCGGAGATCCGCCTGATGCTCGGCCAGGTCTACGTGAACCTGGGCGAGGCCGGAGAGGCCGGGCCGCATCTCGAACGGGCCCGCCAGCTCTATGAACAGATCGGCGGCGAGGATTCGATCGAGGCCCTGTCGACCAGCAACGACCAGGCGGTCGCCCTGCTCAAGCAGGGCCGACTCGGCGAGGCCGAGGCCCTCTTCCGCCGCGTCCTGGACGGCTACCGCCGGACCCTCGGCGACGACGCCCGGAAGACGCTCGTGACCATGTCCAACCTCGGAGACCTGCTGAGGCACACCCACCGACTCGAAGAGGCCGAGTCGCTCATTCGCGACGCCTCCTCCGGGCTGAATCGACAGTTCGGCCCGACGGACCCGGCGTCGCTGGGGACCGCGGGCAACCTGGCGATCGTCACCCACATGCGGGGCCGCCCGGACGACGCCGAGCGGCTCTACCGGCAAGCCGTCGACGCCTACCGGCGCGCCGGCAAGCGGCGGCATCCCGATTACCTGTCGCAACTCAACAACCTGGCCGGCCTGCTCCAGGAACGGGACAACTTCCAGGAAGCCGAGGAGGCCTTCCGAGAGTGCCTGGACACGCGCCGGGAGGTCCTGGGCCCGGCGCATATCGACCGGCTCATGACGATGAACAACTACTCGAACCTGCTCGTCTCGACCGGGAAAAAAGATCAGGCCGAATCCCTGCTGAACGAGGTGCTGACGCTGCTCGACGGCATGCCCGACCACGGCGTCCGGAGCGAGGTCGCCATCCTGGCCAGGGCGAACCTGGCCGAGCTCCTCGTCGCACGAGGCGTGCCGGACGAGCCAGGACGGCTCTACCGGGAGGCCCTCGACAGCGCGCGCGTGGTCTATCCCCCCGAACACCCGCTCATCCGGGAGATCCAGGCCCGTCTCGACCCGCTCCAAGCCCCGCGGCCCGCAGTCGTCCCCCCTCCCTGA